The Lycium ferocissimum isolate CSIRO_LF1 chromosome 10, AGI_CSIRO_Lferr_CH_V1, whole genome shotgun sequence genome window below encodes:
- the LOC132033413 gene encoding low-temperature-induced cysteine proteinase-like has protein sequence MAIHPSTLSISILIILMSSVAVTSTATEDMSIITYNEKHHTIDKSSVQQRTDEEVMAMYESWLVEHKKVYNALGEKDKRFQIFKDNLKYIDEQNAMGKSYKLGLTQFADLTNEEYRSMYLGTKVDVSRRLSNAQSDRYAPKVGDSLPDSVDWREKGVLVGVKNQGQCGSCWAFSAVAAIEAVNKMVTGDSISLSEQELVDCDTSYNSGCKGGLMDYAFKFVINNGGLDTEEDYPYTAKDGRCDQTRKNARVVTIDGYEDVPANNEKALKKAVAGQPVSVAIEAGGKDFQHYKSGIFTGNCGAAVDHGVVAVGYGSENGMDYWIVRNSWGASWGERGYLRMQRNIANPKGLCGIATICSYPVKTGQNPPKPAPSPPSPVKPPTQCDDYNACPSGTTCCCVYEYYNYCFAWGCCPMEGATCCKDHHSCCPHDYPVCNVKAGTCSVSNNNPLAVKAMKHILAKPIGAFSNEGKKITY, from the exons atggCTATTCATCCATCCACTCTCTCCATCTCCATACTCATAATACTCATGTCCTCCGTCGCCGTAACATCTACGGCGACAGAGGACATGTCCATTATAACCTACAACGAAAAACATCACACGATTGACAAGTCATCGGTCCAACAACGGACCGATGAAGAAGTCATGGCCATGTATGAATCATGGCTAGTTGAACACAAAAAAGTGTACAACGCTTTAGGAGAAAAAGACAAGAGATTTCAGATCTTTAAGGATAATCTTAAATACATAGATGAACAGAATGCTATGGGAAAAAGTTATAAGTTGGGGTTGACTCAGTTTGCTGATCTGACTAATGAAGAGTATAGGTCTATGTATTTGGGTACTAAGGTTGATGTTAGTCGTAGGTTGTCGAATGCACAAAGTGATCGGTATGCTCCTAAGGTTGGAGATAGTTTGCCGGATTCAGTTGACTGGAGGGAAAAAGGTGTACTTGTTGGTGTTAAAAATCAAGGACAATGTG GGAGTTGCTGGGCATTCTCAGCAGTTGCTGCCATTGAGGCAGTAAACAAGATGGTGACTGGAGATTCGATCTCGTTATCTGAGCAAGAGCTGGTAGATTGTGATACCTCCTATAACTCTGGTTGCAAAGGGGGTCTCATGGACTATGCCTTTAAGTTTGTCATAAATAACGGAGGACTTGACACTGAAGAAGATTACCCCTACACTGCCAAGGATGGAAGATGCGACCAAACGAGG AAAAATGCCAGGGTTGTCACCATTGACGGGTATGAAGATGTTCCTGCTAACAATGAAAAGGCACTGAAAAAGGCTGTCGCAGGGCAACCAGTCAGCGTTGCTATTGAAGCTGGTGGAAAAGACTTCCAGCACTATAAATCG GGTATCTTTACTGGAAATTGCGGTGCAGCAGTGGACCATGGTGTGGTTGCAGTAGGATATGGTAGCGAAAATGGAATGGATTATTGGATCGTGAGGAACTCTTGGGGTGCTTCGTGGGGAGAAAGAGGCTACCTCAGGATGCAACGAAACATTGCCAACCCGAAGGGTTTATGTGGTATTGCTACAATTTGCTCTTACCCTGTCAAGACAGGCCAAAATCCCCCAAAACCAGCTCCATCTCCTCCATCACCGGTCAAGCCACCCACTCAATGTGATGATTATAACGCATGCCCATCAGGAACGACCTGTTGCTGTGTCTATGAGTACTATAACTACTGCTTTGCTTGGGGTTGCTGCCCTATGGAGGGAGCTACTTGCTGTAAAGACCATCACAGCTGCTGCCCACATGATTATCCAGTCTGCAACGTTAAAGCCGGCACCTGCTCAGTT AGCAACAACAACCCTCTTGCAGTCAAAGCAATGAAGCATATTCTTGCCAAACCTATTGGGGCCTTCAGCAATGAGGGAAAGAAGATCACTTATTGA